The Deltaproteobacteria bacterium genome has a segment encoding these proteins:
- a CDS encoding serine hydrolase: MTDELALRRGPWLPSIHQALNQGVAGGAFPGGACAIYLRGEKLHLSAAGDAQLVPAPVAATTDTLYDLASLTKVLATTTLTAVLAGEGKLQLDELVRKQLPAFARGGKARITVRDLLAHRSGLPAWKPYFKLAQDDAGAAPLFAGSRSPNAVQRARTLVSTAALEELPEREPGQAAIYSDVGFIILGLLLEQAGGASLDALAHEKVFRPLGLKTLHFRPLDARKLPAFDAIAATGLRRPREPAAGQEGLFTPGEVGEARPGQVDDDNAFALGGVAGHAGLFGAAQDVARLGALILEELDGAGRLAPQAVWTELATRDGTTPGSTRALGFDTPSLEGSSAGSKLGRGPRGALGHTGFTGTSLWLDRDRQLAVALLTNRVHPDRSRTGIVAFRPRFHDAVADAVDALPPP; this comes from the coding sequence GTGACCGACGAGCTCGCCCTGCGCCGCGGGCCGTGGCTTCCGTCGATCCACCAGGCCCTCAACCAGGGCGTGGCGGGAGGGGCGTTCCCCGGCGGCGCGTGCGCCATCTACCTGCGCGGCGAGAAGCTCCACCTCTCTGCTGCGGGCGATGCGCAGCTCGTCCCTGCGCCCGTCGCGGCGACGACCGACACGCTCTACGACCTCGCCTCGCTCACCAAGGTGCTCGCCACCACCACCCTGACCGCCGTCCTCGCCGGTGAGGGCAAGCTCCAGCTCGACGAGCTGGTGCGCAAGCAGCTCCCTGCGTTCGCGCGCGGCGGCAAGGCGCGCATCACCGTGCGCGACCTGCTCGCGCACCGCTCCGGACTGCCCGCGTGGAAGCCGTACTTCAAGCTCGCCCAGGACGACGCGGGGGCGGCGCCGCTCTTCGCCGGTTCGCGCTCGCCGAACGCCGTCCAGCGCGCGCGCACGCTCGTCTCCACCGCCGCGCTCGAGGAGCTCCCCGAGCGCGAGCCGGGACAGGCCGCGATTTACAGCGACGTGGGGTTCATCATCCTCGGGCTCCTGCTCGAACAAGCGGGTGGCGCCAGCCTCGACGCGCTCGCGCACGAGAAGGTGTTTCGCCCGCTGGGGCTGAAGACGCTGCACTTCCGGCCGCTCGACGCACGCAAGCTGCCCGCGTTCGACGCCATCGCCGCCACCGGACTGCGTCGACCGCGCGAGCCCGCCGCAGGGCAAGAGGGCCTCTTCACTCCGGGTGAAGTCGGCGAGGCGCGGCCCGGACAGGTCGACGACGACAACGCCTTCGCCCTGGGCGGCGTCGCTGGGCACGCGGGGCTCTTCGGCGCCGCGCAGGACGTGGCCCGCCTGGGCGCGCTCATCCTCGAGGAGCTCGACGGCGCGGGCCGGCTCGCGCCCCAGGCCGTGTGGACCGAGCTCGCCACGCGCGACGGCACCACGCCGGGCTCCACGCGAGCGCTCGGCTTTGACACGCCGTCGCTCGAAGGATCTTCGGCGGGCAGCAAGCTCGGCCGCGGCCCGCGCGGCGCGCTCGGTCACACCGGCTTTACCGGCACCTCGCTCTGGCTCGACCGCGATCGCCAGCTCGCGGTGGCGCTGCTCACCAACCGCGTGCACCCGGATCGCTCGCGCACGGGCATCGTCGCGTTTCGACCGCGGTTCCACGACGCCGTCGCCGACGCCGTCGACGCGCTCCCGCCTCCCTGA
- a CDS encoding DUF4870 domain-containing protein has translation MNETPVSSDDKTWALMAWLLGFFFGFIPALIIFIVMREKSKFVGFHALQALFWHFLYIAVMVPIILIGFAVGFSSLVGFSQQHSGEPPVGVIVGFVVMLLFVVLLGFANLIVMIVMAVKASGGAWPELPLVGRWARRAVE, from the coding sequence ATGAACGAGACTCCCGTCTCCTCCGACGACAAGACCTGGGCGCTGATGGCCTGGCTGCTGGGCTTCTTCTTCGGGTTCATCCCCGCGCTGATCATCTTCATCGTGATGCGCGAGAAGTCGAAGTTCGTGGGCTTCCACGCGCTGCAGGCGCTGTTCTGGCACTTCCTCTACATCGCGGTGATGGTGCCCATCATCCTCATCGGGTTCGCGGTGGGGTTCTCGTCGTTGGTGGGCTTCTCGCAGCAGCACTCGGGCGAGCCGCCGGTGGGCGTCATCGTCGGGTTCGTGGTGATGCTGCTCTTCGTGGTGCTCCTGGGCTTCGCCAACCTCATCGTGATGATCGTGATGGCGGTGAAGGCGAGCGGCGGCGCGTGGCCGGAGCTGCCGCTGGTGGGCCGCTGGGCGCGCCGCGCGGTCGAGTAG
- the ubiE gene encoding bifunctional demethylmenaquinone methyltransferase/2-methoxy-6-polyprenyl-1,4-benzoquinol methylase UbiE has product MSAEVQRMFASIAPGYDRTNEVLSMGVHRLWRRAAVRHSGASAGQKILDCATGTGDLALAFKRAVGEGGEVLGTDFCAEMLASAPAKAERAGLAVKFEVADAMALPYESDRFDVASIAFGIRNVDDPVQCLRELARVVRPGGRVVVLEFGQPSGPFGAAFRFYSRHVMPAVGGALTGNREAYEYLPRTSAAFPAGERFLDLMTRSDSYARTEAHPLTFGTAYVYVGEVK; this is encoded by the coding sequence ATGAGCGCCGAAGTGCAGCGGATGTTCGCGTCGATTGCCCCGGGCTACGACCGCACGAACGAAGTGCTCTCCATGGGCGTGCACCGGCTGTGGCGTCGGGCGGCGGTGCGGCACTCGGGCGCGAGCGCGGGCCAGAAGATCCTCGACTGCGCCACGGGCACGGGAGATCTCGCGCTCGCGTTCAAGCGCGCGGTGGGCGAGGGCGGCGAGGTGCTGGGCACCGACTTCTGCGCGGAGATGCTCGCGAGCGCCCCGGCCAAGGCGGAGCGCGCGGGGCTCGCGGTGAAGTTCGAGGTCGCAGACGCGATGGCCTTGCCGTACGAGAGCGACCGATTCGATGTGGCGTCGATCGCGTTCGGCATCCGCAACGTGGACGACCCGGTGCAGTGCCTGCGCGAGCTCGCGCGCGTGGTGCGTCCGGGCGGGCGCGTGGTGGTGCTCGAGTTCGGTCAGCCGAGCGGCCCGTTCGGCGCGGCGTTCCGCTTCTACTCGCGGCACGTGATGCCCGCGGTGGGCGGCGCGCTCACCGGCAACCGCGAGGCGTACGAGTACCTGCCGCGCACCAGCGCTGCGTTCCCTGCGGGCGAGCGCTTCCTGGATCTGATGACGCGTTCGGATTCGTACGCGCGCACCGAGGCGCACCCGCTCACCTTCGGGACGGCGTACGTCTACGTGGGCGAGGTGAAGTAG
- the aroF gene encoding 3-deoxy-7-phosphoheptulonate synthase: MREQLPGEPEAGSALRVLRGVRRETTRVSIGGVEVGGDEFVVVAGPCAVEGEEQVNTTADAVARAGARVLRGGVFKPRTSPYSFQGLGLPGLKHLHEAGRRRGLPVVAEVMSEDQIEPMLPFVGALQVGARNMQNFSLLKALGRTRVPVLLKRGMAATVDEWLLAAEYVLDGGNPNVVLCERGIRTFEHSTRFTLDLAGVAVAKSRSHLPVLVDPSHATGIPELVAPMSFAAAAAGADGVMIEVHPRPAEARSDGAQALTPDLFDDLMARLAGFVLAAGRRLGPAGTRLSLQAGAR, translated from the coding sequence ATGCGCGAGCAACTCCCTGGTGAGCCTGAGGCGGGGTCCGCGTTGCGCGTGCTCCGGGGCGTGCGGCGCGAGACCACCCGCGTGTCGATCGGCGGCGTCGAGGTGGGCGGCGACGAGTTCGTGGTCGTGGCCGGGCCGTGCGCGGTCGAGGGCGAAGAGCAGGTGAACACCACGGCGGATGCGGTCGCGCGTGCCGGTGCCCGCGTGCTTCGCGGGGGCGTCTTCAAGCCGCGCACCAGCCCGTACTCGTTCCAGGGTCTGGGGCTGCCTGGGCTGAAGCACCTCCACGAGGCCGGTCGCCGTCGCGGGCTGCCGGTGGTGGCGGAGGTGATGAGCGAGGATCAGATCGAGCCCATGCTCCCCTTCGTCGGCGCGCTGCAGGTGGGCGCGCGCAACATGCAGAACTTCTCGCTGCTCAAGGCGCTGGGTCGCACGCGCGTTCCCGTGCTGCTCAAGCGCGGCATGGCGGCGACGGTGGACGAGTGGCTGCTCGCGGCAGAGTACGTGCTCGACGGCGGCAACCCCAACGTCGTGCTCTGCGAGCGCGGCATCCGCACCTTCGAGCACAGCACGCGCTTCACGTTGGATCTGGCGGGCGTGGCGGTGGCCAAGTCGCGGAGCCACCTGCCGGTGCTGGTGGATCCGTCGCACGCCACGGGCATCCCCGAGTTGGTCGCGCCCATGTCGTTCGCGGCGGCTGCGGCGGGCGCGGATGGCGTGATGATCGAAGTGCACCCGCGGCCGGCCGAGGCGCGCAGCGACGGCGCCCAGGCGCTCACACCCGATCTCTTCGACGATCTCATGGCGCGGCTCGCGGGCTTCGTGCTCGCGGCGGGCCGCCGGCTCGGTCCTGCGGGGACGCGGCTCTCGCTGCAGGCGGGTGCGCGATGA